From Polynucleobacter difficilis, a single genomic window includes:
- a CDS encoding class I SAM-dependent methyltransferase, which yields MTRSLRWLKDDIALRMMQKLELLKHQPRSLLIIPDAPGVHANRLAKRFPKAALSSIPELGLSWADITKMKLARTCGFITNGLSRFPTMREGKLALAGQSQDMVFSNLWIHSLDQPKWVVQEAWRVLREGGLFSFSYLGPDTGKELRAMRCDAMDGSSLAALPGAWDMHDLGDALVESRFSDPVMDMEYLYLEYESDALYLQDAHALGLLSAQQAQAIAADKTAKLPQKMTLEVVYGHAWVVGKHLSEAKDTLAFISPDQIKRKNG from the coding sequence ATGACCCGATCATTAAGATGGCTTAAAGACGATATTGCCTTGCGCATGATGCAAAAACTCGAGCTGCTCAAACATCAGCCGCGCTCACTATTGATCATTCCGGACGCGCCTGGAGTACACGCAAATCGCTTGGCCAAACGATTTCCAAAAGCGGCGCTCTCAAGCATTCCGGAGTTGGGTCTCAGTTGGGCTGATATAACAAAAATGAAGTTAGCTCGAACCTGCGGCTTTATTACCAACGGCCTATCGCGCTTTCCAACCATGCGTGAGGGCAAGCTTGCTCTTGCGGGTCAATCACAAGACATGGTGTTTAGTAATTTATGGATCCATTCGTTGGATCAGCCTAAATGGGTCGTTCAGGAGGCGTGGCGGGTCTTGCGCGAGGGTGGCCTATTTTCCTTCAGTTACCTTGGCCCCGATACCGGTAAGGAGTTGCGTGCAATGCGATGCGATGCCATGGATGGATCTTCATTGGCAGCTCTGCCTGGAGCATGGGATATGCACGATTTGGGGGATGCGCTGGTGGAAAGCCGATTCTCCGATCCGGTAATGGACATGGAATACCTCTATCTGGAATACGAATCCGATGCGCTTTATCTTCAGGATGCCCATGCTCTTGGGCTTCTCTCAGCGCAGCAGGCGCAGGCAATTGCCGCAGACAAAACCGCTAAATTACCGCAAAAAATGACGCTTGAGGTGGTGTATGGGCATGCTTGGGTGGTGGGTAAACACCTGTCAGAAGCAAAGGACACCTTAGCCTTTATTTCACCCGATCAAATTAAACGTAAGAATGGGTGA